The Geitlerinema sp. PCC 9228 genome has a segment encoding these proteins:
- a CDS encoding DEAD/DEAH box helicase, whose translation MERTFADLNLSSERLNQLERLGFVEATEIQAQAIPPLLEGRDVVGQAQTGTGKTAAFSLPILERIDTKRREVQALILTPTRELAKQVNQSFRELSGDRRIRILNVYGGQSIDRQIQLLEKGTHIVVGTPGRVIDLLNRGNLKLDKVDWVVLDEADEMLSMGFLDDVETILKQAATDRQTAFFSATIEPSIWNLVKKFMKSPVTVRIEQPKAAPQRIQQQVYMVPRGWSKAKALQPILEMEDPESAIIFVRTRKGASELTSSLQSLGHSVEEFHGDLTQSQRERLLKRFRSQQVRWVVATDIAARGLDVERLTHVINFDLPDNVDSYIHRIGRTGRAGREGTAISLIQPFERRKLRQIERHVRQNLKIRSLPDRSQIEACRLKRLENQLRDTITGERLASFLPMVAQLNEEYDIHAIAAAALQMAYDSNRANTTDVEIPEKGSPERSSTPKPRLMKEMKER comes from the coding sequence ATGGAACGCACTTTCGCCGATTTAAACCTTTCCTCAGAACGCCTAAATCAGTTAGAGCGATTGGGCTTCGTTGAAGCCACTGAAATTCAGGCTCAAGCCATTCCACCTTTGCTCGAAGGTCGCGATGTGGTGGGGCAAGCGCAAACGGGAACCGGCAAAACCGCTGCCTTTTCCCTGCCCATCCTAGAGCGCATCGATACCAAGCGCCGGGAAGTACAAGCGCTGATTTTAACCCCCACCCGGGAACTCGCCAAACAGGTCAACCAATCGTTTCGCGAACTTAGTGGCGATCGCCGCATTCGCATCCTCAACGTCTACGGCGGGCAATCCATCGACCGGCAAATCCAACTGCTCGAAAAAGGCACCCACATTGTTGTCGGCACCCCAGGGCGCGTCATTGACCTGCTCAATCGCGGCAACCTCAAACTAGACAAAGTCGATTGGGTCGTTCTCGACGAAGCCGACGAAATGCTGAGTATGGGTTTTCTCGACGACGTGGAAACCATTCTCAAACAAGCGGCGACCGACCGGCAAACCGCTTTCTTCTCCGCCACCATCGAACCTTCCATTTGGAATCTGGTGAAGAAATTCATGAAATCGCCGGTTACCGTGCGCATCGAACAGCCCAAAGCAGCCCCCCAACGCATCCAGCAGCAGGTTTACATGGTGCCCCGCGGTTGGAGCAAAGCCAAAGCCCTGCAGCCGATTCTGGAAATGGAAGACCCAGAAAGCGCCATTATTTTCGTACGCACCCGCAAAGGTGCTTCCGAACTTACCAGCAGCTTGCAAAGCTTGGGGCACAGTGTAGAAGAATTCCACGGCGATCTCACCCAATCCCAACGGGAACGCCTGCTCAAGCGCTTCCGCAGCCAGCAAGTACGCTGGGTGGTGGCTACCGATATCGCCGCGCGGGGATTGGATGTGGAACGGCTGACCCACGTGATTAACTTCGACCTGCCGGATAACGTAGATAGCTACATCCACCGCATCGGTCGTACCGGTCGTGCTGGGCGCGAAGGCACCGCCATTTCGTTGATTCAACCTTTTGAACGGCGGAAACTGCGGCAAATCGAACGCCACGTGCGGCAAAACCTGAAAATCCGCTCTCTCCCCGACCGTTCTCAAATCGAAGCCTGTCGCCTGAAGCGCTTGGAAAACCAACTGCGGGATACCATTACCGGCGAACGCTTGGCTTCTTTCTTGCCCATGGTGGCACAGCTTAACGAAGAATACGACATCCACGCGATCGCAGCGGCAGCGTTGCAAATGGCTTACGACAGCAACCGCGCCAATACCACCGATGTGGAAATACCGGAAAAAGGATCGCCGGAACGTTCCTCTACCCCCAAACCGCGTTTGATGAAAGAAATGAAAGAACGCTAG